TCGTATCTAGCACGATCACCAAGAAGGAGGAACCATGATCTATCACAAGAAAAGAAAGAAACTTACCAGAGTCTTTTATATTCTATTTATTGCAATCCTGCTTATCGTCGGCTTCAAATTGGCATGGCACGTCGGTTCATCAACGGTAGAGTTCATGCCGGCATCATCTGCTAGAGTTGCAGATAACTATAAGACGCTTCCTGCCGTGCCCAATCATCAAGAAACATTTCGGATCGTCATCGATCCAGGCCACGGGGGAAAGGATCCTGGAGCTACAGGAGTCAGCGGCGCATATGAGAAGGCGTTCAATCTGTCCCTTGCCGGACGGGTTGCTGCCCTTCTTGAGGAGGATCCTATGTTTGAGCCTCTCTTGACACGAACGGATGACCAATTCATAGAATTGGAGGAGCGGGGAGCGATCGCGAATGATGGGAATGCGGATGCCTTCATCTCCATCCATGGCAACACCTATACGGATCCTATGGTATCAGGAACAGAAACCTTATACCGAAACCAGGACAGCATTCCATTGGCCCAAGCTGTTCAAACGCATTTGGCGCAGGGAATTGGACTCCGTGATCGCGGCGTAAAGGAAGAACAACTAAAAGTGCTAGGTACACCCAAGATGCCCGCAGTGCTTGTTGAAGTTGGATATCTTACCAATGCGGAGGATGAGGATTTCCTGCTGAGCGATGAAGGACAAGACCTTGCCGCGCTGGCAATAGTCGATGGACTCAGATCATATTTTTTGGGATCGCAGGAGCTCTCGCTTGAACACCAAGAAACGGATGATTTAGATGAAAAAAGATCGCCCGATACCACTCAAAGCGGAATTCGGTCCATGGAGAAGAAGGTGTATTTTAATGGTTCAGCGAAAGACGGCAAACAGGTTGCTTTAACGTTTGATGATGGCCCGGATGCCATAGTAACACCCAAGATTCTGGATATTTTAAAGGAAAACGAGATTAAAGCTACCTTTTTCTTGCTGGGAGATCGGGCTGAGGCTCATCCTGAGATTGCCCGGCGAATTGTTGAGGAAGGCCATGCCATAGGGAATCATTCCTGGTCACATCCCAACTTCAAGGAGTTATCCATGGACGAAGCGATGAAGCAGGTCATGGATACACAGGAGGAACTGAACGACATCATTGGTTATCGACCATCCTTATTCAGGCCGCCGTATGGTGCATTGGATGAGGACATGGAGAAAGCCATCCAGAGTAAGGATCTAGCCATTGTGAACTGGTCTGTAGATACGATGGATTGGTCAGGTGTGCCTGCTCAGGAGATCATGGGAATCATCCGCGAGCAGTTGAAGCCAGGAGGCATCATTCTTCAGCATTCCGCAAATGGTAAGAATCATCTTGCCAACACCATTGAGGCACTAACACTGTTAATACCTGATTTGAAGAATCAAGGATATTCTTTTGTCACCGTACCGGATCTGCTGCATTTGCCTGAATCACAGACATAATATGCTTGTAGGTGATCAGGTTATCATAACTGTGGGGATATGCTAAAATCGAATCATCAAATAGCTCGTGAATTAGGAATGGAGACTTCATGAAAAAAACAAAAATTCTCATTATCGAAGATGAGGAGCCGATCGCCGATCTGCTGGCCTATGGCCTCGCGATGGAAGGTTTTGAAACCCGTACCGCGGCCAGCGGTGCCGCAGGCTTTAGGGAGCTTGCGGCATTTCATCCCGATCTGCTCCTTCTGGATTGGATGCTGCCCGACCAAAGCGGGCTCGATATATGCAAAAAAGTAACAACGGACTATAACATCCCCATATTCATGATTACGGCAAAATCCGACATCACGGATAAAGTGCTTGGGCTAGAATTTGGTGCCGATGACTACATTACGAAGCCCTTCGATCTGAGGGAGGTGGTCGCCCGAATTCGCACGATCCTCCGACGGCTGGATCAGGCGAACCAAGGGGATAGGGGAGGAATGCCGGAAGCCGTGATCCGCTTTAGGGCTATCGAAATCGTAATGGAAGAGCGACTGGTCAAGAAAGACGGAAGACCGGTTGATCTTACGCCGAAGGAATTCGACCTGCTCATGACCATGTACGGTCACCGGGGGAAGATTTATACTCGCTCGGAACTGCTGGATTTAGTCTGGGGTTATGATTTCATGGGGGATACGCGGACGGTGGATACGCATATTCAGAGGCTCCGCAAAAAACTGGATGCCGGCGATTTGATCACAACCGTATTCGGCATCGGCTATAAATTCGAGAAGCAGGCGGAATAAGAGATGATCCGGACCATCAGAGCCAAGTTTATTGTTGGTTTTTTTGTGATATTCAGTCTGTCGTTCCTCGTACTCAATCAAACTGTCAAGGAGATCATTCGGACAAGCAATCAGAAGATCGTAACTTCCGATCTGGTTGGACTTAAAAACAACAGCAATGTATATGTAAGGCAAGCTTTCCTTATCAATCATTTTACGAACAATAAGCTTTATTTCGGGCAGATGGCCGAGGAAATGGTGAATGATTTGAAGCATGCTACTTCTAGCCATGTCAGCGCGTACACCGTCGACGGCAAGTTATTGTTCTCATCGGACGAGAGAAGATTCTCGGGACCCTCGGATGCGGATCTTCGCCAAGCGATCGAGGGAAAGACGGCCTATACCATCACCTATGGTCGAAACAGCGGAACCGTTCTCTATTCATATCCGGTTATCATCGATGGAGTCAAGGTGGGCATATTGAGGTTTACCAAGGATTTTACCCTGCTCTACGAACAAAGCGGCCGGATCATGGACATTATTTTCTACATTGCGCTTGCCATCTTCGGGGCAGCGTTCCTGTTCTCGTACCTGCTGTCCAGGAATATCACCATACCGCTAGTGAAGCTTACCCGCGCTTCCACTGAAGTAAAGAACGGGAACCTGGATGTTCGAATCCGATTCCGGCGAAGAGATGAAATTGGCAAACTGGCTCTGAATTTCAATGACATGATCGACCGGATCGGCAGCCAGATATCCACGATTGAGCGTGACCGGGATCGCTTGAAGGAGCTAAATGCGCAGGAGAAACGTTTTTTTGACAATGTGACCCATGAACTCAAAACGCCGCTCACCTCCATTCTGGGTTATGCCGAGATCATTCGGGAGAAAGGGGATGACGATCGGGAGTTCTTCGATAAGGGCATGAATCACATCGTTGAAGAGAGTCGACGTCTGCATGGCATGGTGCTAAGGCTGTTGGAAGTATCGCAGCACAACGCTGGAGAAGAGGATGTAGAGCTTGTGGATTCGGGAAAAATTCTGCGCGATGTAGTTGACTCCATGTCGTTCCGGGCCAAGCGCTATAAAAAGAGCATCGTTTGCGAAGCAGAGGAAGGTTCCTTCGTGCTTGGCCAGCCTGATCGGCTGCGCCAGCTCTTTATCAATCTTCTGGATAATGCCATCAAATATAGTGCCGCCCAATCGGAAATTACCGTCAAGGCTGAGCGTGTGGACGGAAGCGTTCGTTATACCTTCGATAATCCCGGAGAGCCCATACCGGAACACGAGCTCGCAAACGTCTTCCAGCCGTTCTACTCGGTGAGCCAGAAGCAGAAGGAAGAAGGCAGTGTGGGACTGGGCCTCAGTATCGTTAAATCCATCGTCGATGATCACGGCGGAACCATCCGTATCGTCAGCGAGAAGTTTCATACTGTCGTCAATGTTGAAATTCCTTATGTAAAGGCGGGGGCTGTCCAATGAGATATCGATATAAACGTTTTAAATTATGTTATGCTCTTGCCTTGATTTTACTGACCGGCTGTGCAAGCGGACTGCAATCAGAGACCGTCATTATCCCCAGCGCGGAATCGGATCAAGCCGTGGACGAGGGAAGCCGGCCTTTCCAAGTGAAGACGATTTATCGAATGCCAGAATCCAAGGATCCAGTTGAATGGCTCGGCTGGTCAGCATCCAAGTCGGTAGTCGGTCTTTTTTATGAAACCGAAGCAGTGGACGCGGCGAAATTGAGCTTGCAGCGTTTTTCATCCCCATACGAGCGAGTTGACCATACATTAGAGATTGAAATGAATAAGCTTTCCTATCAATTGTCCCCCAATGGAAAATATGTTTCGGGAATTGCCAAGACGGAGGAGGGCGTTTTTCTGCAATTGATAGCATATCCGGGCGGGGAGGTGGAAAGCCTCGAAGCTACGACAGATGCCAATCAGGAGCTATGGTTTGAGGAACCGACTTGGTCCGGCAACAGCCGTTTTGTAAGCTATATGGTGATGGAATCAAACAAAAGGCAGTCCAGCATCGGGATTTTTGATACGGAATCGGAATCGGCACGTGTTTATCGGCTGAAGGGTCTTGAAACGGAAGCCCTTCCCTTCAAGGTGATCGTCTCGGATGACGGGAAGATGGCGCTCATCGTTCTGGACGAATACGGTCACGGTCGTCGAATTGCAATGGGAGCCGTCAACGGCAATGCGATTGATGTTCAGTATGAGCATGATATCGGCACAGACCAAGCTGCATGGTTGAACGATGATCAATTCGTATTCTTAGGAACGGAGGGAACCCTGTACGTATATGACCGCAGAAATCATGAGCTGTCCATTCTGCTGGAGAAGGTGGATAGCTATGAGTTCTCGAAGGATCGCAAATATGTAGCCTATTCCCAGAACGGGGAGAATACAATTTATGCAGGTAAGCTTCAAGGGAAGAATATACTGAGCGCGGAACCCATCTATCATGGGGTCATCTCTTCTAAGATGTATTGGAGTCCGGACCATCGCCGGCTTCTCGTGAACGGCCGCAAAAATTATGCCAAAGAGCAGGGGCCTGTTGCGATCGAACCGACAGAACATCAGCCATTTATAATCGAATTCAAGTAAAGGCTGAGGTATCGTCGACCACCTATTTATTCTTCGCGATGCGGTAGATTGAACGATAGGCGTTCGATTTGCCGCTTTTTCTCTTTAAGGATGAGTAGGGAATCGTGCAAAACCCCGTTTTTTGTTATGATTATTATCTAAACTTTGAATAGAAGAGGGGCAAGACATGCAGTTGAACGAACGCAACTTGATTAAGATGCAAAGCATCATCAAGGAACACCAATTTGAGCATGCAGCTGACTATTTAATCGAACATATGCGCCAAGGCATACGGCTATCCAAAAAAGGAGTGGAGGACTATGCCAGGCCGTGCCATTCACGGATTGGCGGAGATCCGGATCTTCCCGAGGAAATTGAATGGCCACTGACTTCGGATGGAACACCGATGACGTTTTTGGCACAGCTGCAGTTGAGGGATGTGGCAGCTCATGATGCCACCGCTTCGCTTCCCCTGAGCGGAATGCTGTATTTCTTCATTGGCGTTGATGAGCCTGCCTATAATATTGAACATCGGGTTCTGTATCTGACGGAGGATCAGACGGCGGCAGCGGTTCGACGCCAGGCTCCTGAGGAAACCACGTTAGAAGAAGAGTTCACCGGCCACCGTATTGAAGCCAGAGCTACGCTTGAGCCTCCTAATTACGCATATGTGGATGACGAAATCGTCGAGGATGAGGAGCACGATTTTGAATCTTATGAGGACCTGTGTCATCAATTGACTGGACTGGAATCTGACGACATTGCAATGATCTTTGGCTATCCCTCTACCCAGCACGGAGATTGTGAGCATGAGGCTGCTTTAATGCTGCTAACCGGATCCGAGTACAATTACTCCATGGAGGCGGCTATGCAGCAGATCACTGATCATTGCGGCGGCAACGCGGCGCAAGCCCAGCAGGAAATTCGGGATACACTGCTGCTGCTGGCGATCGATTCGGACGACGATGTAGGGTTTTGCTGGTGGGATGCCGGTGAACTGCAATTTTACATACGAAAAGAGGACTTGCTGGCCGGAAATTTCGAGCGCACGTATTGTTCGCTATACTCAAGCTGAATATTGGGATCATTATGTACTTGGAGGAGGTATGAACCATGAAGGAGAAGGTCATTAAAGCATATGATAAGCTGGCCGGAGACTACGAGCGGCATGTGGATTCGCAGAGCGGACATAATGCGTATTATGAAAGGCCGGCCATGATCCATTTGTTGCCGGCAAACATGGAGCAAATGACCGTCCTTGATGCTGGTTTTGCCGCGGGGTGGTATACGGAGCAATTTCTTAAACGAAGGGCCCGGGTCACAGCGGTTGATCTGAGTCCGGCGATGATAGAAGCCTGTAAGAGGCGAGTCGGCAATGAAGCGACGGTATTCGCATGCGACATAACCGAGGATCTGCCCTTTGAAGATGAGGCTTTTGATCTGATCGTAAGTTCATTGACGCTTCACTACATCGAGGATTGGGCGCCGACCTTTCGCGAATTTCAACGCGTGCTGAAACCTGGCGGCAGTTTGATTTACTCCGTTCATCATCCCTTTATGGATGTTAAACATTTTGATCGCCAAGATTACTTTGCCCGTGAGTTATTGACGGAGGTTTGGAACAAACCGGAGTCCGGACCCGTCGAAGTCTCCTTTTATAGAAGACCGATTCAGGAAATCATCAACGTAACTTCCTCACGGTTTCGAATCGATCAGCTCATCGAGCCGCAGCCCAGTTTAGCGGATAAAGACAACCCGGAAGCTAAGGAATGGATGGCCAAATGGTATGATCGCCTGATGATGAACCCTCATTTTTTGATAGTGAAAGCACTAAAATCATAACTTCGTACATACATATTCAAAAGGGGAGCCGCGTCCATCGCGGTTCTTTTTGTGCTCGAAGTACGTGACGGGAGCGGATATGATTTTCCTCCAGCCCATACAAGATTTAAAGGATATCGATGGGGGAGGATGATCGCCATCCGACGGTCTGCACATGAAAGATGGATGATACAGCCTATGTGTATCATAGCGATTGGTTGTATAATAGAAGCAATGCAATGCATTACATCACATCCAAGGGGAGAAAATTACATGCAATGGAATGAAATTACGACAATAGAAGAATGGAATGCGATTCTGGAAAAATCCTCCGAGCGCGGCCAAGTTATTTTGAAGCATAGCACGACATGCCCGGTTAGCTCCAATGCTCTTTCGGAGTTTGAATCTTACTTGAATAAGACGCCAAACGGCGATGTGGATTACACGCTGGTTAAAGTCATTGAGTCCCGGCCGGTTTCCAATAAAATTGCCGAGGATTTGAACGTAAAGCATGAATCGCCGCAAATTATCTATGTGAAGGACCAAGCGAAATATTGGACGGCCTCACACTGGGCGGTTACGTCTGCGCATATCACCGCGGTTCTGGACTGAACATAATCCTTTGTCGCGCTTGAAAGATGGTGTAATAGATGAAAGAACTGGAAGAACTAAGATCGATAGAGGCCATCGAGCGGTTTATTCAAGATCACACCTTCAGTTTTGTATATGTATCCAGACAAGATTGCAGCGTATGCCACGCGATCTTACCCAAACTTAGAGAGTTGTTGGAGCAGTTCCCTCGCATCTCATTGGGACATATCCAAGGCGAAGCCGTCGGTGAAATCGCCTCGAGATATTTGATATTTACCGCACCGGTACTCCTCTTATTCGTAGAGGGAAAAGAGCATCTGAGAGAGGATCGTTTTGTACAGTTTGGCGCGTTAGAAAAGAAATTAAAAAACTTGATGGAGCTCTTTAGCTAGTTGTCAGGGAAAAAGCAATGAACCAAAAGGCGATATTCCTACGTCACAAGACTTAAGGAATGTCGTCTTTTTGCGTTTCAAAACAAGCTGAGAAACGGAACTTTAAGGCAATAGCCGTCATAAAAAATTCAAGCAATTGTCGAAAACCAGGACTAATTTGCATTCAAATATTACTAAAGTATTAAAAATATAAGGGGGAATGCCGATTTATTAATAGTACAAAAGATGTAATGTTTATGGAATCATAACGTGAATATGGATCTATTGAACTGGAATTTCACATAACAAGAGCTTTATGTGAAATGAACCTATGTCAGAAGAATGATGGAGGGGGAAAGCGGTTCATTCAAGATGAACATTTTTGAAAAATGTAATGTATTCATGAAAATTCCGGAAATATTCAATGTTTCCAGGAAAGTAGGTGATGCGACAGGTTCGCGAAAGAATTCCCTATTTTAAATGGAAGATACATAAGAGATATCAAAGGAGAGACACCAAGTGAGTGAGCCAAAATCGTTATCAAAAGGAATGCGTTTTAAAAATCTGAGCATTGTTACAAAAAACATGATGTGGACGAGCCTCTATATCATTATTACCGGGGCCATCGTGATTGGCGCAAGCTTTTATATCCAGGACAACGTGCTGACGAAGCAGCTGCAGTCCGATTCGGGGAAAATTATGGATACCTTGGTTAAGTCGGTATCGGTGGAAGATGCACAAGCGGTGAAAGGCGCAACCGATCGCAATGCGGATATCCAAAAAAAACTTACCAAGACGTTTGATGATCTATCCTTAACGCATCCCAATATTGCACAGGGCTATATTTTTGGACCGGAGCTCGAGGGTGGCAACCAGACCTCGATTATTGCCATGCCGACGGCAGTGCTCGATATGTTTGCCGAAGAAGACTTGAATCTGGGCGACTTATACGAACAGCCGGATATCCACGCCGATGCCGTAAGAGAGATGCTGAAAACGAAAAAAATCGTCTACACCAAAGCCTATACAGACAATTATGGTACCTGGATCACCGTGCTGCATCCTTTCCAGGATGCCAGCGGGGAGATTTTTGCTTACATGGGGATCGACGTGGATGCAAGCTTAATCGCTTCCGGGAAACAGGAATTGATCACCAATACGGTTTTTGCGCTGCTGATTACCTTGCTGATCGTATTAGCATTGCAATACTTCACGATTAGACGGACATTCGCACCGATTCAAGCATTAATGGGGGCGCTGGACAAGCTGAGCAAAGGTGACTTCACCGTCCAATTAAAAGCTGGCGAAGATGAGCTGGGCCAGGTCAATGCCAAGTTCAATACAACCGTCAATCATATTAATGAACTTGTCACAACGATCAAAACGGTATCGGAGCAGTCTGCAGAGCAGTCTAAATTCCTCTTCTCCGCTGTGGAAGTCAATAATAACAAATCTTCAGCTATTACTAGAAATATGGAGGAAATGTCGGAACGCGTTGCTTTGCAGAGCACTTCCATTACCGAAAGCGTGGTTTCGCTTGAGGAAATCTCATCCGGCGTATCAACGATTGCCGGCAATACATCGGATCTTTCCGAGATATCCGTACAGATGAAGGAGCAATCGGAACGTGGTAACCACAATGTGGAGCAGGTTATCGAGCAGATGAATTCCATCGATCATTCGGTCAAAAACTCGGTGCATATCATCGAGAAGCTGCAGAACCGTTCACATGAGATTGGTCAGATCGTGCAGGTTATTACCGAAATTGCTTCTCAGACGAATCTGTTATCACTCAATGCCGGAA
This Paenibacillus sp. JZ16 DNA region includes the following protein-coding sequences:
- a CDS encoding N-acetylmuramoyl-L-alanine amidase, which produces MIYHKKRKKLTRVFYILFIAILLIVGFKLAWHVGSSTVEFMPASSARVADNYKTLPAVPNHQETFRIVIDPGHGGKDPGATGVSGAYEKAFNLSLAGRVAALLEEDPMFEPLLTRTDDQFIELEERGAIANDGNADAFISIHGNTYTDPMVSGTETLYRNQDSIPLAQAVQTHLAQGIGLRDRGVKEEQLKVLGTPKMPAVLVEVGYLTNAEDEDFLLSDEGQDLAALAIVDGLRSYFLGSQELSLEHQETDDLDEKRSPDTTQSGIRSMEKKVYFNGSAKDGKQVALTFDDGPDAIVTPKILDILKENEIKATFFLLGDRAEAHPEIARRIVEEGHAIGNHSWSHPNFKELSMDEAMKQVMDTQEELNDIIGYRPSLFRPPYGALDEDMEKAIQSKDLAIVNWSVDTMDWSGVPAQEIMGIIREQLKPGGIILQHSANGKNHLANTIEALTLLIPDLKNQGYSFVTVPDLLHLPESQT
- a CDS encoding response regulator transcription factor is translated as MKKTKILIIEDEEPIADLLAYGLAMEGFETRTAASGAAGFRELAAFHPDLLLLDWMLPDQSGLDICKKVTTDYNIPIFMITAKSDITDKVLGLEFGADDYITKPFDLREVVARIRTILRRLDQANQGDRGGMPEAVIRFRAIEIVMEERLVKKDGRPVDLTPKEFDLLMTMYGHRGKIYTRSELLDLVWGYDFMGDTRTVDTHIQRLRKKLDAGDLITTVFGIGYKFEKQAE
- a CDS encoding sensor histidine kinase, producing MIRTIRAKFIVGFFVIFSLSFLVLNQTVKEIIRTSNQKIVTSDLVGLKNNSNVYVRQAFLINHFTNNKLYFGQMAEEMVNDLKHATSSHVSAYTVDGKLLFSSDERRFSGPSDADLRQAIEGKTAYTITYGRNSGTVLYSYPVIIDGVKVGILRFTKDFTLLYEQSGRIMDIIFYIALAIFGAAFLFSYLLSRNITIPLVKLTRASTEVKNGNLDVRIRFRRRDEIGKLALNFNDMIDRIGSQISTIERDRDRLKELNAQEKRFFDNVTHELKTPLTSILGYAEIIREKGDDDREFFDKGMNHIVEESRRLHGMVLRLLEVSQHNAGEEDVELVDSGKILRDVVDSMSFRAKRYKKSIVCEAEEGSFVLGQPDRLRQLFINLLDNAIKYSAAQSEITVKAERVDGSVRYTFDNPGEPIPEHELANVFQPFYSVSQKQKEEGSVGLGLSIVKSIVDDHGGTIRIVSEKFHTVVNVEIPYVKAGAVQ
- a CDS encoding WD40 repeat domain-containing protein, giving the protein MRYRYKRFKLCYALALILLTGCASGLQSETVIIPSAESDQAVDEGSRPFQVKTIYRMPESKDPVEWLGWSASKSVVGLFYETEAVDAAKLSLQRFSSPYERVDHTLEIEMNKLSYQLSPNGKYVSGIAKTEEGVFLQLIAYPGGEVESLEATTDANQELWFEEPTWSGNSRFVSYMVMESNKRQSSIGIFDTESESARVYRLKGLETEALPFKVIVSDDGKMALIVLDEYGHGRRIAMGAVNGNAIDVQYEHDIGTDQAAWLNDDQFVFLGTEGTLYVYDRRNHELSILLEKVDSYEFSKDRKYVAYSQNGENTIYAGKLQGKNILSAEPIYHGVISSKMYWSPDHRRLLVNGRKNYAKEQGPVAIEPTEHQPFIIEFK
- a CDS encoding YwqG family protein, which encodes MQLNERNLIKMQSIIKEHQFEHAADYLIEHMRQGIRLSKKGVEDYARPCHSRIGGDPDLPEEIEWPLTSDGTPMTFLAQLQLRDVAAHDATASLPLSGMLYFFIGVDEPAYNIEHRVLYLTEDQTAAAVRRQAPEETTLEEEFTGHRIEARATLEPPNYAYVDDEIVEDEEHDFESYEDLCHQLTGLESDDIAMIFGYPSTQHGDCEHEAALMLLTGSEYNYSMEAAMQQITDHCGGNAAQAQQEIRDTLLLLAIDSDDDVGFCWWDAGELQFYIRKEDLLAGNFERTYCSLYSS
- a CDS encoding class I SAM-dependent methyltransferase; the protein is MKEKVIKAYDKLAGDYERHVDSQSGHNAYYERPAMIHLLPANMEQMTVLDAGFAAGWYTEQFLKRRARVTAVDLSPAMIEACKRRVGNEATVFACDITEDLPFEDEAFDLIVSSLTLHYIEDWAPTFREFQRVLKPGGSLIYSVHHPFMDVKHFDRQDYFARELLTEVWNKPESGPVEVSFYRRPIQEIINVTSSRFRIDQLIEPQPSLADKDNPEAKEWMAKWYDRLMMNPHFLIVKALKS
- the ytxJ gene encoding bacillithiol system redox-active protein YtxJ, producing MQWNEITTIEEWNAILEKSSERGQVILKHSTTCPVSSNALSEFESYLNKTPNGDVDYTLVKVIESRPVSNKIAEDLNVKHESPQIIYVKDQAKYWTASHWAVTSAHITAVLD
- a CDS encoding thioredoxin family protein; amino-acid sequence: MKELEELRSIEAIERFIQDHTFSFVYVSRQDCSVCHAILPKLRELLEQFPRISLGHIQGEAVGEIASRYLIFTAPVLLLFVEGKEHLREDRFVQFGALEKKLKNLMELFS
- a CDS encoding methyl-accepting chemotaxis protein, coding for MMWTSLYIIITGAIVIGASFYIQDNVLTKQLQSDSGKIMDTLVKSVSVEDAQAVKGATDRNADIQKKLTKTFDDLSLTHPNIAQGYIFGPELEGGNQTSIIAMPTAVLDMFAEEDLNLGDLYEQPDIHADAVREMLKTKKIVYTKAYTDNYGTWITVLHPFQDASGEIFAYMGIDVDASLIASGKQELITNTVFALLITLLIVLALQYFTIRRTFAPIQALMGALDKLSKGDFTVQLKAGEDELGQVNAKFNTTVNHINELVTTIKTVSEQSAEQSKFLFSAVEVNNNKSSAITRNMEEMSERVALQSTSITESVVSLEEISSGVSTIAGNTSDLSEISVQMKEQSERGNHNVEQVIEQMNSIDHSVKNSVHIIEKLQNRSHEIGQIVQVITEIASQTNLLSLNAGIEAARAGEEGRGFAVVASEVKKLSEESRKSADQIIELVRYIQDETASAVEAISEGEHNVAKGIEVVKETGELFKGMLVATDTVTSQIQEVSAATQQMVAETEQITAAIKQLAELAERNSSVSGEIRISAQEQQASFTKIFESAEQINQVSAELEALVNKLRV